A single genomic interval of Lathyrus oleraceus cultivar Zhongwan6 chromosome 7, CAAS_Psat_ZW6_1.0, whole genome shotgun sequence harbors:
- the LOC127107324 gene encoding UDP-glycosyltransferase 79B30, which produces MDSSSSLHIAMYPWFAMGHQTPFLHLANKLANKGHKITFFTPKSVQSKLQPFNLHPQSITFVTITVPHVEGLPPNAETTADVSFPLQPHIMTAMDLTQPHIETHLTNLKPHFVFYDFTHWMPSLTKRLGIKSLLYCTGSSVMIGYNLVPARFLNQNITEFNLMEPPPGYPDSSIKLHSDEAKLLISLGIRTFGSNVSFYDRQVIAFNEADALGFRTCREIEGPYLDYLHKQYNKPVLSSGPVILEKPNSVLDENWSIWLAGFKTDSVVYCCLGSECVLEVNLFQALMLGLELTGMPFFAALKPPSGFATVEEALPEGFAERTKGRGVVFGGWVQQQLILEHPSVGCFITHCGSGSLSEALVNKCQLVLLPIIGDQIMNARMMGNNLKVGVEVEKGEDGLYTKDSVCKAVSIVMDDENETSKKVRVNHAKIREMLLNEDLESSYIDDFCNKLQEIVTEKN; this is translated from the coding sequence ATGGATTCGTCATCTTCTTTACACATAGCAATGTACCCATGGTTTGCCATGGGCCACCAAACTCCATTTCTTCACTTAGCTAACAAACTAGCCAATAAAGGCCACAAAATAACATTTTTCACACCTAAATCAGTACAATCTAAATTACAACCATTCAATCTCCACCCTCAATCAATCACTTTCGTCACTATCACAGTTCCCCATGTTGAAGGCCTTCCTCCCAATGCAGAAACAACAGCTGATGTCTCATTCCCTTTACAACCACACATCATGACAGCCATGGATCTAACACAACCCCACATTGAAACTCATCTCACTAATCTCAAACCTCACTTTGTTTTCTATGATTTCACACATTGGATGCCATCTTTAACAAAACGTTTAGGTATCAAATCTCTTCTTTATTGCACTGGTAGTTCGGTTATGATTGGCTACAACTTAGTACCAGCTAGATTTTTAAATCAAAATATAACAGAATTTAATCTCATGGAACCTCCTCCTGGTTACCCTGATTCATCTATCAAGCTTCATAGTGATGAAGCAAAACTTTTGATATCATTGGGAATCAGAACTTTTGGTAGTAATGTTTCTTTCTATGATAGACAAGTCATTGCTTTCAATGAAGCTGATGCATTAGGATTCAGAACTTGTAGAGAAATCGAAGGACCTTATCTTGATTACTTACATAAACAGTATAATAAACCGGTTCTATCTTCAGGACCTGTTATACTCGAAAAACCTAATTCTGTTTTGGATGAAAATTGGTCTATTTGGCTTGCTGGATTCAAGACAGATTCAGTTGTTTACTGTTGTTTGGGAAGTGAATGTGTTTTGGAAGTGAATCTATTTCAAGCATTAATGCTTGGACTTGAGTTAACAGGTATGCCATTTTTTGCGGCTTTGAAGCCACCTTCTGGTTTTGCAACAGTGGAAGAAGCATTACCAGAAGGGTTTGCAGAAAGAACAAAAGGAAGAGGTGTTGTTTTTGGTGGTTGGGTACAGCAGCAACTGATTTTGGAGCATCCTTCTGTTGGGTGTTTCATTACACATTGTGGTTCAGGTTCTTTGTCTGAGGCATTGGTGAATAAATGTCAATTGGTTTTGTTGCCAATCATTGGTGATCAGATAATGAATGCTAGGATGATGGGAAATAACTTGAAAGTTGGTGTAGAAGTCGAGAAAGGTGAAGATGGTTTATATACTAAGGATAGTGTTTGTAAAGCTGTGAGTATTGTGATGGATGATGAGAATGAAACCAGTAAGAAAGTGAGGGTTAATCATGCTAAGATTAGAGAGATGTTGCTTAATGAAGATCTTGAATCATCTTATATTGATGATTTCTGCAACAAGCTTCAAGAGATTGTTACGGAAAAGAATTGA